The Flavobacterium johnsoniae UW101 genomic interval CAAGCAATTTTATTGCACTTTTAATTTTTACCGGAGTTTTCTACTTTGTTTTTGTGTGGTTTCGTGAGCAGGTTTGTATCATTGCCTGTCCTTATGGAAGATTGCAAGGCGTTCTTTTAGATAATAAATCAATCAATGTAGCGTATGATTTTGTTAGAGGAGAAAAAGAAGAAGGAAGAGCAAAGTTTAATAAAAAAGAAGACAGAGCTTTAACCGGAAAAGGAGATTGTATTGATTGTCTTCAATGTGTTCATGTCTGCCCAATGGGAATTGACATTAGAAACGGAACTCAGTTAGAATGTACAAACTGTACAGCTTGTATTGACGAATGTGATCATATTATGGAAAGTGTAGGACTGCCAAAAGGACTTATACGTTATGCGTCAGAAGATGAAATCGTTAAAAAAGAACCTTTTAAGTTCACTGCCAGAATGAAAGGCTACAGTGCAGTTTTATTTATATTATTGAGTATTTTTGTTGGAATGTTGTTTCTCAGAACTGATCTTCAGGCTGTTGTTTTACGTTTGCCAGGGCAGCTTTTTCAACATAAAGGAGAAAAAATAAGCAACGTTTATACTTATAAAATTGTCAACAAGACAATGAAAGATTACAACGATATTCATTTTGAATTAATCGATCAAAAAGGTGAAATTAGAAATGTAGGAAAACAGCATTTTAAAGTACCAAAAGAAGGGATTTCTCAAGGAACATTGTTTATAGAAATTGATGAAGTACTGTTGGAAAGTGATAAAACTAATGTAAA includes:
- the ccoG gene encoding cytochrome c oxidase accessory protein CcoG codes for the protein MSNLPDEAFRDTIGTIDEGGKRKFIFPKKPSGKFYDYRKIVSYVLLAILVINPFIKVNGNQFMMFNIIERRFNIFGFPFWPQDFYLFVISMLVGVVFIILFTVVFGRIFCGWICPQTIFLEMVFRRIEYWIDGDRGSQSRLARQEWNAEKIRKRLIKWTIFFIISFAIANVFLAYLVGSDALLLMIEQGPIQQASNFIALLIFTGVFYFVFVWFREQVCIIACPYGRLQGVLLDNKSINVAYDFVRGEKEEGRAKFNKKEDRALTGKGDCIDCLQCVHVCPMGIDIRNGTQLECTNCTACIDECDHIMESVGLPKGLIRYASEDEIVKKEPFKFTARMKGYSAVLFILLSIFVGMLFLRTDLQAVVLRLPGQLFQHKGEKISNVYTYKIVNKTMKDYNDIHFELIDQKGEIRNVGKQHFKVPKEGISQGTLFIEIDEVLLESDKTNVKIGVYNGKELLETTKTNFLGPRSFN